A region of Dioscorea cayenensis subsp. rotundata cultivar TDr96_F1 chromosome 5, TDr96_F1_v2_PseudoChromosome.rev07_lg8_w22 25.fasta, whole genome shotgun sequence DNA encodes the following proteins:
- the LOC120261668 gene encoding plastidic glucose transporter 4, producing MQGAVIGGKGGVGVGFELRSRARVLGGFGKTEGVLMAERRSWCGGSVRRSLGLGVEMVRLTAVESVFRPRRKVGIVRAEASGDVESVHPARHQTKSSGTVFPYVGVACLGAILFGYHLGVVNGALEYLSRDLGIAENTVLQGWVVSSSLAGATVGSFTGGALADKFGRTKTFMLDAIPLAVGAFLSATAQNVQSMMIGRLLAGIGIGISSAVVPLYISEISPTEIRGALGSINQLFICIGILAALVAGLPLAGNPIWWRSMFGIAVIPSVLLALGMAISPESPRWLFQQGKLTQAEASLRTLYGKERVAEAMQGLQAGIQGSTEQDAGWFDLFSKRYGKVVSVGAALFLFQQLAGINAVVYYSTSVFRSAGIASDVAASAFVGAANVFGTAIASSLMDKQGRKSLLITSFAGMAASMLLLSLSFTWKVLAPYSGNLAVIGTVLYVLSFSLGAGPVPALLLPEIFASRIRAKAVALSLGMHWVSNFVIGLYFLSVVNKFGISKVYLGFATVCFLAVLYIAGNVVETKGRSLEEIERALNVDV from the exons ATGCAGGGCGCTGTGATCGGTGGTAAGGGGGGAGTTGGGGTGGGGTTTGAACTTCGGAGTCGTGCGAGGGTGTTGGGTGGGTTTGGGAAGACGGAGGGGGTTTTGATGGCCGAGCGGAGATCGTGGTGTGGAGGATCGGTGAGGAGATCGTTGGGTCTTGGAGTGGAGATGGTCCGTTTGACGGCGGTGGAGAGTGTGTTTAGGCCGAGGAGGAAAGTTGGGATTGTCAGAGCTGAGGCTTCTG GTGATGTGGAAAGTGTTCATCCTGCAAGACATCAAACAAAATCTTCTGGGACGGTCTTCCCTTATGTTGGTGTTGCTTGTTTGGGAGCCATTTTATTTGGGTATCATCTTGG AGTCGTAAATGGGGCACTTGAATATCTTTCTCGGGACCTTGGAATTGCTGAAAATACTGTGCTACAAG GATGGGTTGTTAGCTCTTCTCTTGCTGGTGCTACAGTAGGTTCTTTTACTGGAGGAGCATTGGCTGATAAATTTGGTCGAACAAAAACATTCATGCTGGATGCTATCCCTCTTGCAGTTGGTGCATTTCTCAG TGCTACTGCTCAGAATGTACAGTCAATGATGATTGGCCGCTTACTTGCTGGAATTGGAATTGGAATTTCTTCTGCTGTTGTGCCGCTTTATATATCTGAG ATATCTCCAACTGAAATTCGTGGAGCATTAGGATCTATCAACCAGCTTTTCATTTGCATAGGGATACTGGCGGCTTTGGTGGCTGGATTACCATTGGCAGGAAATCCTATATG GTGGAGGTCAATGTTTGGTATTGCAGTGATTCCATCTGTTCTGCTGGCCTTGGGAATGGCTATTTCTCCTGAAAGTCCCCGTTGGCTCTTTCAG CAAGGGAAACTCACACAAGCTGAAGCATCACTAAGGACATTATATGGGAAAGAAAGggttgctgaagccatgcaggGTTTGCAAGCAGGTATCCAAGGTTCCACTGAGCAAGATGCTGGTTGGTTTGATCTGTTCAGCAAACGCTATGGGAAAG TTGTAAGCGTGGGAGCGGCACTGTTCTTATTTCAACAATTGGCTGGAATAAATGCTGTTGTGTACTATTCTACTTCTGTGTTCCGCAGTGCGGGAATTGCCTCTGATGTTGCAGCAAGTGCTTTTGTTGGGGCAGCCAACGTTTTTG GCACTGCTATTGCCTCTTCACTGATGGACAAGCAAGGAAGGAAAAGCCTTCTAATCACCAGCTTTGCTGGAATG GCGGCGTCAATGTTGCTTCTCTCTCTGTCCTTCACATGGAAGGTTCTGGCACCTTATTCAGGAAATCTTGCAGTTATTGGCACTGTCCT CTATGTCTTGTCATTTTCATTAGGTGCTGGGCCTGTGCCTGCTCTTCTGCTTCCTGAGATTTTTGCCTCCAGAATCAGAGCAAAGGCAGTTGCTCTCTCTCTTGGCATGCACTGG GTGTCCAATTTTGTGATTGGTCTCTACTTCTTGAGTGTGGTAAACAAGTTTGGGATCAGCAAAGTGTACCTAGGATTCGCCACAGTGTGCTTTCTTGCAGTTCTCTACATAGCTGGCAATGTCGTGGAGACCAAAGGTAGATCATTGGAGGAAATTGAGCGCGCTCTTAACGTTGATGTTTGA